One window of the Amia ocellicauda isolate fAmiCal2 chromosome 18, fAmiCal2.hap1, whole genome shotgun sequence genome contains the following:
- the LOC136713897 gene encoding zinc finger protein 501, producing the protein MLDEIQTRRAGADREESMDLAQGELGEMDPPCGETEASATEGLCIQVVSDTELESVGLKQEAPELECSPGSTETTGPGPGHTQGGCGGEGGSPGTLQEGCGQWGEPRPQPGDMEAQRKSKVAFRCSECGKNFTRSGNLKVHQRTHTGETPFSCAQCGNSFSQLGTLKAHQRIHNGESPYSCVDCGKSFRQSGALTKHQRIHTGESPYICPHCRRSFRELGTLTKHQRVHTGETPYHCSHCHKSFSQLVTLKRHQRTHLGDTPFSCPACGCRFKELRALRRHQHSHAGGDVYSCSECGKTYRDLRGLKRHQKLHPGRKPYALVNKIKGY; encoded by the exons ATGTTGGATGAGATCCAGACACGCAG AGCAGGTGCTGACCGTGAGGAGAGCATGGACCTGGCCCAGGGGGAGCTTGGCGAGATGGATCCTCCCTGTGGCGAGACAGAGGCCAGTGCCACAGAGGGCCTGTGTATCCAAGTGGTGTCGGACACTGAACTTGAGAGTGTGGGGCTCAAACAGGAGGCACCAGAGCTGGAGTGTTCCCCTGGCAGCACTGAGACCACAGGGCCCGGGCCCGGTCACACACAGGGTGGCTGCGGGGGTGAGGGGGGCAGTCCTGGCACTCTCCAGGAGGGCTGTGGGCAGTGGGGTGAACCTCGGCCTCAGCCAGGGGACATGGAAGCACAGAGGAAGAGTAAGGTGGCGTTCAGGTGCAGCGAGTGTGGCAAGAACTTCACGCGCTCGGGGAACCTGAAGGTGCaccagcgcacacacacaggggagacACCCTTCAGCTGCGCACAGTGCGGTAATAGCTTCAGCCAGTTGGGCACACTGAAGGcccaccagcgcattcacaatGGCGAGAGCCCCTACTCCTGTGTGGACTGCGGCAAGAGCTTCCGGCAGTCGGGGGCGCTGACCAAGCACCAGCGCATCCACACGGGAGAGAGCCCCTACATCTGCCCGCACTGCCGCCGCAGCTTCCGTGAGCTGGGCACGCTCACCAAGCACCAGCGTGTACACACCGGGGAGACGCCCTACCACTGCAGCCACTGCCACAAGAGCTTCAGCCAGCTGGTCACGCTGAAGAGGCACCAGAGGACCCACCTGGGTGACACACCCTTCAGCTGCCCCGCCTGCGGCTGCAGGTTCAAGGAGCTGCGGGCGCTACGGAGGCACCAGCACTCGCATGCCGGCGGGGACGTGTACAGCTGCAGTGAGTGTGGGAAGACATACCGAGACCTGCGCGGGCTCAAGCGGCACCAGAAGCTGCACCCGGGCCGGAAGCCCTATGCCCTGGTGAACAAGATCAAGGGCTACTGA
- the LOC136714012 gene encoding synaptonemal complex central element protein 1 yields the protein MDDILRIMKGCQPVEKVEPKMEDLMGKLRRMQKAKRALEEELKDAECLRKTLQEELDSLHKECTQMDERYKEKEEACKVQQFKCEELEVDANRQLEIHSKNKQLLAEYTFQIQETKLKHRKQRVKFENQLQQLMEQHKNMFSIYSPEGLPREIENIENMKSQLLKAEQMKLKQLSSLAEEIRLAGCSAKVTNDPEEN from the exons ATGGATGATATACTGAGGATAATGAAGGGATGTCAACCCG TGGAAAAAGTGGAACCCAAGATGGAAGACCTGATGGGTAAATTACGGAGAATGCAGAAAG CTAAAAGAGCCCTGGAAGAGGAGCTGAAAGATGCAGAGTGCCTCAGAAAGACCCTACAGGAGGAGCTGGATTCCT tgCACAAGGAGTGTACTCAAATGGATGAGAGATACAAAGAAAAAGAAG AGGCTTGCAAGGTTCAGCAGTTCAAATGTGAGGAACTAGAAGTTGACGCAAACAG GCAGTTGGAGATTCACAGTAAGAATAAGCAGCTGCTAGCAGAGTATACCTTTCAAATTCAGGAGACCAAATTAAAGCACCGAAAACAAAG GGTAAAGTTTGAAAACCAGCTTCAGCAACTGATGGAGCAACACAAGAATATGTTCTCTATATAT tcTCCAGAAGGACTTCCCAGGGAAATTGAGAATATTGAAAATATGAAGTCCCAGCTATTAAAAGCTG AGCAAATGAAGCTGAAGCAGCTGAGCAGCCTTGCAGAGGAGATAAGACTAGCAGGATGTTCTGCAAAGGTGACCAATGACCCTGAAGAAAACTAA